The sequence CACTCAGATTGTCGGATATGAAAGTCACACATGCATCACGCACAGGTAGGATCCGGAAGAAGTCGGCTCCTTCCAGCAGTTTCCCAGCATTGTCTTCTGTGATGGTGACCTCTGACGTGTACGCATAGTCAACAAGAAGCTGCAAGGCATCAGGGCTGACTTCGTGAATGGCTACTTTGTGCTCCTTACTCTCACGAAGCCCATTGCAGAACATTGCACGAAAGTATTCGCTGCAAGAAGCCAAGACGTTTCGGTGGCACGGAATCTCTTTCCCATGGACACAAAGTATAACATCTGTCAGTAGGTTGTCAGATCGCAGTTCCTGCAGGCCCTGCAAGAGGGAGCATGCATGTGGATTGTGGCAGAAGTGGAACGCTCTCTGTGCCTCTGCCATCATGTTTTAATACTGTAAAACAACAGGATTTATTGACCAGTTATattagaaagtttattgcaaattccggCCTGTAGGCTAACAGcaagtacatgttcatgtaacacagagtggacggacaaATAAttatgaacaatataacatctgactactctagtcttaacttctgacactaagttctaacttattgggttcggcttctttttggGTGACAGAAGATGAATGATCCcctctttttctgtaatgtgtgggttttgtgatgttaagaagAGAGTAGTTTTcatctgaaaacgtggagaagttaggatggaaaatggtggcctctttaaacagctcatttctttcgtggtcgtaGAATGGGAAACATGACATACAGTTCATATATACTCATACAGGAGTGTTGTTTTCCAATACACATGTAGATTATGTATCAACTAATACATAATACTAATCAGCCCACATTTTTCTGAATTTCACTTGCAGTGAATTATGCAAGTGAATATTTCCTAAATCAATATTAGACACACTAACCCTATGCAGACCCCACATATGAATTCCCAAGGGAAGGTACATTagcacttccttcatcgtgaatattttcgGCGTTATATGAGGGGCGATAAGCACACCAAGGAAGTCAACTGTTGATGAGACCACATAACAAAGCGAGTTTTCTTATCGCACCtgaaattatttttgtaacctaacttttgtctGGTCATGTCGGACACATGTATTCACTGAATATTATACTTCAGTCATAATGTATGATGAACCCTGGAAAATTCGTACTCGAATAAGCGGACACTAGGCCTAGGAGACAACAGTTTGTTCTTACCTCTGGTgattcttgttttgttgattcTCCTGGACAACTTGAAATGGAGCAAGAAGGACATAGAAGAGAAGGAAGAAGCTCTCAACTGTGTGTCAACCTCCGAATCAAGAGCGCGGGAAACTTGTAGCTTGGGGCAGAGGTCATTCCTGGACTATCACAGTTTGAGGGGTGAGATTAaaaagaaatgaccaaaacattCGGTTTTATATGAACACTAACTGAGTATAGACGTCACACTATTtttatataaatatatttttaATGTTTTCTGCTTCAACGTGGCTCTTTTCCTtgtaaaatgatacaaatagTCACTGATACAATGGTTTGTACCCCCTTTATACTTTTGACTATCCTACGCATAACCTTTGAACTTCCTGGAATATTCCCGCCCTTTTTTGTTTCACAGAAAAAGGAAGACGCCGATAGACAGCGGTTGAGAGCTCACTTCCCGACCACAAGGTGAGTAATAGCCGCTAAATCTACTAGTAATCGCGTGGTTACCTTGTCAAGCTTGCCATAATgcgtttttacaggtttgcgggGCCCTTTTCTGTCTCGATCTTGGTCCATCTGTTTCTAGTTGTGAACGATCAGACGGCAGCATGTGTTGTTTCTGTAGGGGTTCGCGTTCGTGGAAAAGGCAGGCTACCCTgccctttctgggcctcaaggctaggCATGGGGATTTGGCGTATAGTTGAATTTTTaaaaggaaaaactgggtcaatagcAATCCCAGCTGAGGGTGAGTTGGACGGAAGGCAACAGCTTCTCATAttgctaggggggggggggggcttctgAACGAAAAGCCAATACTGAGTCATTATTACCTTTATTCAGTGCCACaacttcaaattcaaaacaaatgttgTCAATGTGTAATGCCTTGGCTGAGGCCAGCTCCTCTGGCAAACTTTTAGCttcgcatatctgactgcaaccgttctttcatttttaaagctatttagtgaggaagctcctagtCCTAcggtacttgatgacaacgagttccatacTACTATGGtcctcggaaaatacgaatttttgaacacatcaatccatGGCTGAAAACTCTGgttgtatactagtatctgtATAAAGTTGCTATGAAAAAGAAGAGGGTTCAACTTCAAGGATTTTGATCATCATGTTGTTCCTGTTCCCTGTATGGTATAGAACAGAGCTCAGGCCtagcaaaaaaatgttgtgtgtcTAGTTATTGTCCTAAAAAGATATGGTCGACAGGTTGGGATTCTCTCTTCTTTTATAGAAGTAGATTTTGGCTGAAGTGATTCAAGAAAGACAGTCTAGCAGCCATGGCAGTAGCAAATgtgaaactgaaatgcatcaggtactggtattttcaacatcataatatattgtaattatacagatatacaagCACAAGTAAGATATTAATGAACTGAACAAATAAGTGCAGTCTAGTAGTACAGAAGTACAGTAATCTGTTAAGAGTAAGTTTGAAGTTGATTTTGATTTCAtcattcagatgtcagatcgaaaaccttatgtcccttgccagtggtTGACAAATAGAATGCTAGGGTTGGCAGGTTGTTGCTTGGGTCTGTCGGctaactggaaacacaacatatttaAATTTTTTCCTAGGCATTGCTGCTAGTACTAACTCTCTAAGTATAACTGATCATTTTATTTCACAGGATTAAGGTATGATGGCAGAGGCACAGAGATCACAAGCGTCATTCCACTTCTACCACAATCCACATGCAGGCTCCCTCTTGCAGGGCTTGCAGGAACTGCGATGTGACAACCTACTGACGGATGTTATACTTTGTGTCCATGGGAAAGAGATTCCGTGCCACCGAAATGTATTGGCTGCTTGCAGCGAATACTTTCACGCAATGTTCTGCAATGGACATCGCGAGAGTAAGGAGCACAAAGTAGCCATTCACGAAGTCAGCCCTGATGCCTTGCAGCTCCTTGTTGACTATGCGTACACGTCAGAGGTCACCATCACAGAAGACAATGCTGGGAAACTGATAGAAGGGGCCAACTTCTTCCGGATCCTACCTGTGCGTGATGCATGTGTGACTTTCATATCCAACAATCTGAGTGCTAAAGACTGTTTGCAGATGCTGCACATAGGGAACGTGCTGTCCTGCCCAGACCTGGAGAAGAATGCAAGGTTGTGTGCCTTAAAGGAATTTGCAGCAGTTAGCAAAACACCTGAATTCCTCTCTTTAACTAAGGACCAGCTCGTTATGCTCATCTCGTCTGACGACCTCAATGCTTCGGAAGAAACAGTCTACACAGCGGTGATGACATGGATCAACCATGACaccaggaagaggaagaaggagaTGAGAGAGCTGATGGAACCGGTCAGGTTCCCCTTCATGGACAAGCTGTACTTCTTGGAGAATGTTGAGAGAAATGAGGTTGTACGCAAGTCTTGCCAGGACATCTTGACAGAAGCTCACAGGTGTCAGCACTTTCCAGGAGAGGTCCAGTCACCACGCACCCGTCCACGCCGTATCAGTGGTCTGAGGGAGGCTGTAGTTGTCATCGGAGGGACAGTGGATGGAGGTACTTTTAATGGTGATGATAGCGAATACAATGACACCATCACTATGACCTATTCTGCTGAGCCAACAAAGTCAAGCTGGACTACTATGAGAAAAACAGTTGATTTTAATCCTGAAGTAGATCCTGTGCCTGTGGCTGTTCTGGGCTCAAGTGAAATTGTCATGGCTTTTGATGGCAGGTGTGTGAGGCTGTACCAGCCAGAACGGGACTCCTGGTTCAATCTTGCTCGGATGAACCATGTAAAGCGGATCGATCACCAGCTGGCAGTTTTATACGGTAAAGTGTATGCAATCGGTGGCAGAGAATATTATATTCCACTATCATCTGTAGAGGTTTATGATCGAAGCCAGCACAAGTGGACTGAAGGTGTTCCACTCCCACAGGCAAGGCACCAGCATGCTGTTGCAGTGTTGGATGGCAGTATATACGTGATGGGTGGGTATGAGGAGACCTCAGATGAGACTAGAGAAACGTCTACAGTGTACCGTTTCAGCCCAGGAGACTCCCAGTGGCAATCAATGAGTGACATGCCCATGAAAGGTGCACACATCTCAGCTTCAGCTCTCAACGGCAGTATCTATGCCATCACTGGGAAACCTGCACAGGTTCTATGTTCATACACACCAGGGGATGACGGTGGTGTATGGACCATTGTAGCTTCGGGTATTCGAGAATCTTGCGGAATGACTGTGTTCAGGGGGAAGATCTACATTTTGGGCGGCAAAGAAGGCGGCCAAGAAGGTGACGAAGAAAGCGACAAGGGTTCCTCAGAAGTTGTGTGTTTTGATCCGGAAACCCGGTCCCTGGAGAGTGTGGGAACCATGGCCAATGGTCTGTTTGACCATGCCTGTGTCACCATACTGAAGTATTGCTAATGTACGATGGACTGCCCTGAACTGGGATTTATAAAGTCATAAgttggattggattggatcttTATTATACACCCGGCAGACTAAACAGTCTGAATTTTGttgttacaaatgtatttacaaagGCCAGCTCCACAACATTTACATATTAAAACACAATCATATCATTGTTTCAACACTAAAAGGcattttattgtacacatatgttctcatatatgtacatatgtaactAAGGATGGAATGTtacatatttaaaaaaacataaagttGCATTTTGGTTCTAGATAGCAAAGTAAGCAGTTGTCAAACTGAAGAGTACATAATTATATCGTTGGatgaaaatgcatattcacTAGATGATTTTTTAGACTAGGTGCAAAACATTAAgagatataaaagaatatctgtaaAAGATAGCACATGAACATTGGCTTTACCACATGCGTGAATTAACCAATATTCAATATTACACCTCCTACAATGTTCTTTTGTAGAGATTCATCTAAATAAAATGAGTTTCTTAGAACCATGAAGCTTATCTATGAACTGTTGATTTGAAAACTGTTTTACTATATCTTGATATAAGAACTACATTGTTtcacatgtatatttttcatgtgCAGAAAACCCCAACTCAATAGAATTTAGAGTCAATATAGCTTTAACACCATTTTTTATTACCTTGtgcttttgttttgaaaaggcTTTGTCTCGTGTGTTTATGATTTTCATGACTTAGGAAGTCACAGCATGTAACATTTCATTACCATCTcaaagaagtttatgttttcgAAAGCATTTGAAGGGATGTTTGTAGCTGTGTTCGTATATTAGTGGTGTACGTTCGTGcttaagcagcataactcaacaagctttggatggattgtcatgaaatttggtatgtggttaggtcttgtcctgaagaaactacatgtactagtattggaTTTCGGGCCTATCGACATtccgtggtactgcagcagaacttccttttttccTCTCgagttctggacaagctatttgttaaactttgtactAGGTTTCTTTGGGTTCCATGGAAATACGTCTAGCTTGACTGATGGGACTTAGTAACCCTACTGTTTATACATATTTACAATAGATACATAAACAGAACCTTTGCCCAACCCAGTCCTACCCAACTTCAATAGCATACCAGTCGATGACGACTCGGTATTGTCTGAAATCGTTGCCTGTTAAGTTACGTAGTGTGGCCATAAATAACCTGAATGAGTCAGTGAGCCAGTTTTAGCGCAAGGAACCTATAGAGTAAGCTTCTATAATCGTAAACAAAAAGTGAATGAAGCCAATCTTAACAATAAGAAGTGACTAAATCCTTAATACAACACGTAACAAAAGCAGTTGTACCTTgcgaaatacatgtagcaaaatCATTTTTCTAATTCTAAACTTGGTTTCCCAATCGTCTTAGTGCAGTGTCAATTATTTCGATGTTCTGTCATGACTTCATGATCAGTTTTATCCTATATTAACTTCCCTACCAAATTCTTTTAAGTGCCCAGACGATGTGTACCTTTTTTTCTCAGTAATGGTCCTCCTTTTTCAGCGAAGCATTCTCAATAAACTATGCTATGGCGTCTGTGAAACGTAGTTTGGTTTTCTGCCTTGATCATCTAAAGATGGTAGCCTGTGTTAACACAATCtctctggcggaggttaatgacccccaagGGGGCGTTTacagtcgggccggccgctaggataAGTCAGGCTAGTACCAATGGCGGTCTGGGGTCGTATGGCGTAAGGGCAGGGTGTCCGGGCCGGAACCCAGTGGTctcgtgtccttgggaaaggcactttacacgaccttcctcactccacccaggtgttaaAAATGGCGTCTGTTGTTCTCCGTGTTTGGCACTGTTGAAAATAAGCTGAATGCAATGCCCTGTCTGTCATTTATTAGTATATTGTAATACATGCCATGACGTCTGCGTAACGCGATCTCTACCAATTTTTTCTGAGTAATACTCTACCTTTTTCAGCGAAAcattataatatacatgtaacgttatgtgctATGACGTCTTTTGGTTTTCTGCTTTGATCGCCTAAGATTTGTCACCAATGACTGTCTGCCACCTTTTTAGTCTCTTTTCCGAGAAAATGGGAAAGGGTTTCTTCACTTCCTCTTTGCAATACGTAATAAATACCTGGGACAAGTCTGGGCGGCACATTTTGACGTCGTGGCCAGCAAGACTGTGTTTGGAATTGTAAATCATTGTCACAGCTGTCGGTAAGATACCAAActttgtatcatacatgtatatacatttgtaatatgTTAAACTTTTCGTTATTTTGAGAGTACTAGATTGTTCTGCATTCATATCTATCTCCGACGGCTTTATTTATCTACCAGTGCTTTTTAGTTGATTTCCAGAAATAAACAGGTCTTTATAGCCTTCAGTGTATTTAGGAATAGAACATAAAACTTGAAGGCACACAAATCACCTGTTAAATTCAATAATATTATATGTCGCCGCTCTGGTATATATTGAATATTGTTTGTCGGCGTGGTGTAGCGGTTTGCGCACTTTGCCACTCGCagcatctggttcaaattccgggTCTGGACATGACTGGAAAGAATTGGCATCGTcgtttcggatggggacgtaaagccgacggCCTTGCTCTCACGGTATGAGCTCGAGGGAGCTTCCGGTGTAGAAgatcccaacacacttattgaaaagagtaggcaGTAGGGGTGACCTAGTtttggtgtgcttggctagagtaatacgcgagccgtagcgaagtcgCATTACACTACTAGTTAACGAacaagcgtcatgcttcgtcctcagtctttaccataaaaatactttttattATCCCCAAACCAGAAAAGCCAAGTCCCCTGTACCACGGATCTGGAGATAGCTGTGTTGGACCGCGTCTTAAATCGAAAGTATTTGCTCACCCAGGCTTCTCCGACAAACTGATTGAAGTAGGTAATTTCATTAATAATTTTATACAACCAAGTTGCTCTGACCGAAGAATAAACCTGGTTGAGATATTTTCTTGTATCACAGTTCATTCTTGAATTTGCGTCAGCAAAAGTATAATTTCCACACATTTCCCTTCTTTTGTATATTCATTTGTATTCTATAAACTTTTTTTTGAGAAATCATTATAGAAGTCTTTTTAGAAATAATGAAaaggtgtttgtatgtttaccttTTTTGTAAGGCCATCACATCGTATGAGTGTTCACTTCGGCGAAGTTTACGCTAAACAAAGGGCAAAGCATGCCAATGAGGGGTATCTCCTCTTTGTCATACCTTGTCGGACTATAGTACAGACAAACTTGTACAACGCTAAGGTCAATGATCCGTACGATGTGCATGTCTATGCACATGTTTACGTTGTACTCTTCAATGTTGTGTGAAAATGTTTCCGTCGCTTGAAATGGCATGTGGTGATAGCAATACCCTCATTCCATTAGGGTGGCGacctcgccgcgctctctctgcaGCTGTGACCTAAAATTGACTAGtaagagcgctcaacgaatttcgtatagataaagaacgaatctttttacgctttgtgtgttttgtagtgttttcagtcatactttaacattttgcatgatattccaattatgaaatcaagggttacataaTTTCAGCTTATGTTgtagcgaggtcgcagcgagagcgccgtctagtggaatggggcctAAGTAAGATTGACAAACAGTTAGCCTCTACTAGTCTCCACGGGTTACTGGAAAGAATAGGAACTGTCAAAATAGACAAACGACATGCCAGGTCGCAAACTGAACTCCTCGggcagctaactcctctggcatgttattaTCTGTCTATGTTGTCAATTTATACTTATTCGAACGACCTAtgtagcctggtagaggctaattaaCAAACAGTGGGTTGTATAACCTGAACAAGTAGAGCATTGCTAATGCATGTGAGATCATTACCAAGGAAATGGCATAGTTTATGCCACGTATGATGTTCTACTCTGAAAGATCAGTATTTGGTAATCGCTAGCGCTATCATCTAATCAAGTACTAAATATTGCTTGCCCAACATTAttagtacaatgtactactTTTGTTTCCAGTTTGTTGCAACACTGAGTTGAGAAACGTTCTGCTAGTCCCCGGTCAAGCAACATGTCTGTGTTCACATCCCTTGTCGTTTTGTGCACCCTTGCAGCGATTGGCGCACCTCAGGTAAGAGCGTATGAATGTGTGTTTTTATGGAACAATCAATCTGTCCtccaaatacaaaaacaaatggactcaccggaattttcagATGAGTCGTTCAGTCTTCTTCAGCCATCTGAGCCGATCGCTcaggacacgtgactttatgcACGTGGAGAACAGTCTTAATTGTTTCATAATGTcatttaccaaggaggttatatgcaTTTACCAACCGTGGCAGATGAACTTTTTTGCTAgagttattgtttgtttgtggccCTGGGTATGGTAATAACCATAACTGAAACAAGTTACATATTAGAAACTCCCTGCTGCACGAGCTTTTTCGGCTGTCAGGAAGCTGGAATCCCAATTTACTGTTCCCTAGACAACGTTAACGGATAATTATCAGAATGGTTTTCGTTGATGCAAAATCTCCATTCTCCCTCTCAGAAGCCGCTTTCACGAAAAGAGCGCCCTCTAGCGTCTGAAATTCCAATGGACATCCAGAGGCTGTTACAGAAGGTGACTAGCTACGAGCAGCTGGAGAGTACCTTCAATCTGGACATCGTCGGTACCGAGGGTAAGCGGTTCTCCATGGCGGTACCGCCACCGTGCATCCCCCGGGAGGTACCAGTCCCAGTCCCCGTGGACCCCAAGCCGAACTTGGTCGTGTGGCCGTCCTGTGTCTCCGTGACCCGGTGTGGCGGTTGCTGTAATAGTGACCTGTACGAGTGCAAACCCTCAAAGTCAAGTTCTGAAGTGTTTTCGGTAAGAAGCTCAGGAACATGATGCTTGTAAACACAAGTTTACGAACCACTATATATatttcaatgtaacgttacatgttaaaTGGCGTCAAGGCGTAACAACGACTAG comes from Branchiostoma lanceolatum isolate klBraLanc5 chromosome 2, klBraLanc5.hap2, whole genome shotgun sequence and encodes:
- the LOC136428513 gene encoding kelch-like protein 24a, with translation MMAEAQRSQASFHFYHNPHAGSLLQGLQELRCDNLLTDVILCVHGKEIPCHRNVLAACSEYFHAMFCNGHRESKEHKVAIHEVSPDALQLLVDYAYTSEVTITEDNAGKLIEGANFFRILPVRDACVTFISNNLSAKDCLQMLHIGNVLSCPDLEKNARLCALKEFAAVSKTPEFLSLTKDQLVMLISSDDLNASEETVYTAVMTWINHDTRKRKKEMRELMEPVRFPFMDKLYFLENVERNEVVRKSCQDILTEAHRCQHFPGEVQSPRTRPRRISGLREAVVVIGGTVDGGTFNGDDSEYNDTITMTYSAEPTKSSWTTMRKTVDFNPEVDPVPVAVLGSSEIVMAFDGRCVRLYQPERDSWFNLARMNHVKRIDHQLAVLYGKVYAIGGREYYIPLSSVEVYDRSQHKWTEGVPLPQARHQHAVAVLDGSIYVMGGYEETSDETRETSTVYRFSPGDSQWQSMSDMPMKGAHISASALNGSIYAITGKPAQVLCSYTPGDDGGVWTIVASGIRESCGMTVFRGKIYILGGKEGGQEGDEESDKGSSEVVCFDPETRSLESVGTMANGLFDHACVTILKYC
- the LOC136426969 gene encoding platelet-derived growth factor subunit A-like, translating into MDIQRLLQKVTSYEQLESTFNLDIVGTEGKRFSMAVPPPCIPREVPVPVPVDPKPNLVVWPSCVSVTRCGGCCNSDLYECKPSKSSSEVFSIMKLFYSAGNPKSQPFGTAPVLEQVQVERHDKCACVCKNKHLCNMRTHSFDDDTCECVKRVKRRCIGRFEYACAESKMKAPEK